A stretch of Crossiella cryophila DNA encodes these proteins:
- a CDS encoding AbrB/MazE/SpoVT family DNA-binding domain-containing protein, translating to MTSVVIAPLVPPAPPPADARGGGLSSGPESSTSVPPLAACPAIRTSSVVYGLSVLDHRGRVTDLVVLRALDWTPGTRLRLREVGGLLAVEAHAEGALSVTKQGHFRIPAATRHRHRLATGDRVVLAAAPAAGRVFVLSLVVLDELFTNRFAAAVGGDSW from the coding sequence TTGACCAGCGTCGTGATCGCACCTCTCGTTCCGCCGGCCCCGCCACCAGCCGATGCCCGCGGCGGTGGCTTGTCATCCGGCCCGGAGTCGAGCACCAGCGTTCCGCCGTTGGCGGCTTGCCCGGCCATCCGCACCAGCAGCGTGGTGTACGGGCTTTCCGTTCTGGACCACCGCGGGCGGGTCACCGACCTCGTCGTCCTGCGCGCGCTCGACTGGACACCAGGAACACGACTGCGACTGCGCGAGGTCGGCGGCCTCCTGGCTGTCGAAGCCCACGCCGAGGGCGCGTTGAGCGTGACCAAGCAGGGCCACTTCCGGATCCCCGCCGCCACACGTCACCGGCATCGCCTGGCCACCGGAGACCGCGTCGTGCTGGCCGCAGCCCCGGCCGCGGGCCGCGTGTTCGTGCTTTCCCTAGTGGTGTTGGACGAGCTGTTCACCAACAGGTTCGCGGCGGCCGTTGGCGGTGATTCCTGGTGA
- a CDS encoding AbrB/MazE/SpoVT family DNA-binding domain-containing protein, which yields MTGSLIAPLIPPTVPSGRSGHPARRPGAQGPGARKLPLATVASPPARTATTLYRLSAVDCNGYVLNRAILTALTWPAGTRLSARMARSLLVLTADQAGAFAIGNQGDLWLPITVRRACGLVTGDRVLLAADPPLGRLVLVPPAELDRMLSRSYGEEWGGEPR from the coding sequence ATGACCGGCAGCCTGATCGCCCCGCTCATCCCACCGACCGTCCCATCAGGACGGTCCGGCCATCCAGCCCGCCGTCCTGGCGCTCAGGGCCCTGGTGCTCGCAAGCTGCCGCTGGCCACCGTGGCCAGCCCACCGGCTCGCACCGCCACCACCCTGTACCGACTCTCCGCGGTGGACTGCAACGGCTACGTCCTCAACCGCGCCATCCTCACCGCTCTCACCTGGCCGGCGGGAACCCGGCTGTCCGCGCGCATGGCCCGCAGCCTGCTTGTGCTCACCGCGGACCAGGCCGGTGCGTTCGCGATCGGCAACCAGGGCGATCTCTGGCTACCGATCACCGTGCGCCGCGCCTGCGGTCTGGTCACCGGGGACCGGGTCCTGCTGGCCGCTGACCCACCCCTGGGGCGGCTGGTGCTGGTCCCGCCCGCCGAGCTGGACCGGATGCTGTCCCGCTCCTACGGCGAGGAGTGGGGCGGTGAGCCGAGATGA
- a CDS encoding site-specific integrase has protein sequence MTAELEVARLLLAKLGVSAEQLLAEPAAETPMPLLRDYLPRVAGAVSASTREVYGPYWRRMVEVWGDRPLDQVTALEIKQLAEQTTHRAVVRKNSRSGRSAAEHLISAVRCVYRHAVNDELLREWDNPAIRVAKPRRLASTRRALPPARLAEINEVAGSTGNDPELDLTLLRLHTETACRRGGALSLRPKDLDPQQCLIRLREKGETTRWQPVSSTMMNTLVAHGEARGAEPDGPLFRYRNGRPITTRRYDHIWIRVGKHLPWVAIQQVTTHWIRYTTLTFVERNFGYGVARAYAGHFGKGDGGTTTTYIRAELYEVATALAALTGEPHPLAQMPG, from the coding sequence GTGACCGCCGAACTGGAAGTGGCCCGACTGCTCCTGGCCAAACTCGGTGTCAGCGCCGAACAGCTCCTCGCCGAGCCGGCCGCGGAGACGCCGATGCCGCTCCTGCGCGACTACCTGCCGCGCGTGGCCGGCGCCGTCTCCGCCAGCACACGCGAGGTCTACGGCCCCTACTGGCGGCGGATGGTGGAGGTCTGGGGCGACCGGCCCCTGGATCAGGTGACCGCATTGGAGATCAAGCAACTCGCCGAGCAGACCACGCACCGGGCCGTGGTGCGCAAGAACTCCCGGTCCGGCCGCAGTGCAGCCGAGCACCTGATCAGCGCCGTTCGCTGTGTGTACCGGCACGCCGTCAACGATGAACTCCTCCGCGAGTGGGACAACCCCGCCATCCGCGTGGCCAAGCCCCGGAGACTGGCCAGCACCCGCCGCGCGCTGCCACCGGCTCGGCTCGCCGAGATCAACGAGGTGGCCGGCTCGACCGGCAACGACCCTGAACTGGACCTGACCCTGCTGCGCCTGCACACCGAAACCGCCTGCCGCCGTGGCGGCGCCTTGTCTCTGCGCCCGAAGGATCTCGACCCGCAGCAATGCCTCATTCGCCTGCGGGAGAAGGGAGAGACGACCCGCTGGCAGCCGGTGTCCTCCACCATGATGAACACCTTGGTCGCACACGGCGAGGCACGTGGCGCCGAACCCGACGGCCCGCTTTTCCGCTACCGCAACGGCCGCCCAATCACGACCCGCCGCTACGACCACATCTGGATCCGAGTGGGCAAGCACTTGCCGTGGGTGGCCATCCAGCAGGTCACGACACACTGGATCCGGTACACGACGTTGACGTTTGTCGAGAGGAACTTCGGCTACGGCGTCGCCCGCGCGTACGCCGGGCACTTCGGCAAGGGCGACGGCGGGACCACCACGACCTACATCCGGGCCGAGCTTTACGAGGTCGCCACCGCGCTGGCCGCGCTCACCGGAGAACCGCATCCATTGGCCCAAATGCCTGGGTAG
- a CDS encoding tyrosine-type recombinase/integrase translates to MNAATTTASAPSAVELDAARVLLERLGIKPEDLLAVPKPKPPMPTFAKYIPAVSGAVREGTRRVYSTYWNRICAEWGDRHLDEPTALEVEKFAENIRTSVRVRSNARGGRGAVEHFIAALRCLYRYAEKEQLISAADNPARKVDKPRRLPSTRCAIASNRLAEVNHVAATTGDDPELDSLILRLHTETACRRGGALALRLRDLDPQQCLIMLREKGDTVRWQPVSSTLMHGLVAHAKSRGAGPDDQVLRYRNGNPITSRRYDHLWRRIAKHLPWAAAQQVTTHWLRYTTLTWVERNFGYGVARAFAGHNDQVGDTGSTTTYIRANLQEIARALAALTGEPHPSE, encoded by the coding sequence ATGAACGCGGCCACCACCACGGCCAGCGCGCCGTCCGCCGTCGAGCTGGACGCCGCGCGCGTTCTCCTGGAGCGCCTGGGCATCAAGCCGGAGGACCTGCTCGCCGTGCCGAAGCCGAAGCCGCCGATGCCGACCTTCGCCAAGTACATCCCGGCCGTGTCCGGTGCGGTTCGAGAGGGCACCCGCCGGGTCTACAGCACCTACTGGAACCGCATCTGTGCCGAGTGGGGTGATCGTCATCTCGACGAGCCGACCGCGTTGGAGGTCGAGAAGTTCGCCGAGAACATCCGCACCTCGGTACGTGTTCGGAGCAACGCCCGCGGCGGCCGTGGCGCGGTCGAGCACTTCATCGCCGCACTGCGCTGCCTGTACAGGTACGCCGAGAAGGAGCAGCTGATCTCCGCGGCGGACAACCCGGCGCGCAAGGTCGACAAACCTCGCCGGCTGCCGTCCACCCGGTGCGCCATCGCTAGCAACCGACTGGCCGAGGTCAACCACGTCGCGGCCACCACTGGCGACGACCCCGAACTGGACTCCCTGATCCTGCGCCTGCATACCGAAACCGCCTGCCGCCGTGGGGGCGCGCTTGCCCTGCGCCTGCGGGATCTCGACCCCCAGCAGTGCCTGATCATGTTGCGAGAGAAGGGAGACACGGTCCGCTGGCAGCCGGTGTCCAGCACCCTGATGCACGGGTTGGTGGCTCACGCGAAGTCCCGCGGTGCAGGACCTGATGACCAGGTTCTCCGCTACCGCAACGGAAACCCCATCACCAGTCGCCGCTACGACCACCTCTGGAGACGAATCGCGAAACACCTGCCCTGGGCAGCGGCCCAGCAGGTCACCACGCACTGGTTGCGCTACACCACCTTGACGTGGGTCGAGAGAAACTTCGGCTACGGCGTCGCCCGCGCCTTCGCCGGGCACAACGATCAGGTCGGGGACACCGGATCTACTACGACCTACATCCGTGCCAACCTCCAGGAGATCGCCAGGGCGCTCGCCGCGCTCACCGGTGAGCCTCACCCATCGGAGTAG
- a CDS encoding tyrosine-type recombinase/integrase: MNAPAPGVAVTDAAKLDAARVLLDTLGISVTDLLNEPVDRPPVPTFDEYIPKVADAVGEGTRRNYGTYWKRIRAHWGDRRLDEPTPTEIELLTQEIRASALVRRNSRGGRSAAEHLIAALRCVYRRAEIDDLIPKGSNPALKVPKPRRLPSTRCAVANDRLAEINQVAATTGNDSELDALLLRLHTETACRRSGALALRPQDLDETQCLVYLREKGETARWQPVSPTLMRALVRHSEQRGAPKDGQLLRYVTGRPITRRRYDYLWTRIGKHLPWAAAQQVSIHWLRHTTLTWVERNFGYGIAHAFAGHTDEAGDGGSTTTYIRGQLHEVATALSTLTGEPHPLALAA; the protein is encoded by the coding sequence GTGAACGCCCCCGCCCCAGGCGTTGCCGTCACGGACGCGGCCAAACTCGACGCCGCCCGCGTGCTGCTGGACACCCTGGGCATCTCCGTAACGGACTTGCTCAACGAGCCCGTGGATCGGCCGCCGGTGCCGACCTTCGACGAATACATCCCCAAAGTCGCTGACGCGGTCGGCGAGGGCACCCGCCGCAACTACGGCACCTACTGGAAACGCATCCGCGCTCACTGGGGTGATCGCCGCCTGGATGAACCGACCCCGACCGAGATCGAACTGCTGACCCAGGAAATCCGGGCATCGGCGCTGGTGCGGCGCAACTCCCGCGGCGGGCGCAGCGCCGCCGAACACCTCATCGCCGCCCTGCGCTGTGTGTATCGGCGCGCCGAGATCGATGATCTCATCCCGAAGGGCAGCAACCCGGCGTTGAAGGTGCCTAAGCCCCGGCGGTTGCCCTCGACCCGGTGCGCGGTGGCCAACGACCGGCTCGCCGAGATCAACCAGGTGGCCGCCACCACCGGCAACGACTCCGAGTTGGACGCGCTGCTGCTCCGGTTGCACACCGAGACCGCCTGCCGTCGCAGCGGCGCCCTTGCCCTGCGACCCCAGGATCTCGACGAAACCCAGTGCCTGGTCTACCTGCGTGAGAAGGGCGAAACCGCCCGCTGGCAACCAGTCTCACCCACTCTCATGCGCGCTTTGGTCCGGCACAGCGAACAACGCGGCGCACCCAAGGACGGCCAGTTGCTCCGCTACGTCACCGGTCGCCCGATCACCCGGCGCCGCTATGACTACCTGTGGACGCGGATTGGCAAGCACCTGCCGTGGGCGGCGGCCCAGCAGGTCTCGATCCACTGGCTGCGGCACACCACCCTGACCTGGGTGGAACGCAACTTTGGCTACGGCATCGCGCACGCCTTCGCCGGCCACACCGACGAAGCCGGTGACGGTGGATCGACCACGACCTACATCCGCGGCCAGCTCCACGAGGTCGCCACCGCCCTGTCGACGCTGACTGGGGAACCCCACCCCTTGGCGCTGGCCGCGTAA
- a CDS encoding toll/interleukin-1 receptor domain-containing protein — translation MAQCTAPVEGHRSSAAAARCPACRGRSSYRSYSSYNSPQTSYRGGSSSSGSGRGYGSSMGGGGSRRTRTGRTVSYTTTEWRTVEPFSQKASEQAQAHPERRDLFLCHAWDDREGSAKELYGHLQSNGASVWFSEEDLPLGSLMIREIDKGLRNSRVGIVLVTPALLKSIESEGVAEKELAVLLSTRRVIPVLHGVGFGDLNNVSPLLASHAGLSTKESTLSNVAAKVAAAAAALPAV, via the coding sequence ATGGCGCAATGCACAGCACCAGTCGAAGGCCACCGCTCGTCAGCGGCAGCTGCGCGATGCCCGGCATGTCGTGGGAGAAGTTCGTATCGTTCCTACTCCTCCTACAACTCGCCACAGACTTCTTACCGTGGCGGGTCGTCGTCCAGTGGTAGCGGCAGGGGCTACGGCAGCTCGATGGGCGGCGGAGGCTCGCGCCGCACCAGGACCGGCAGGACGGTGTCGTACACCACTACCGAATGGCGCACCGTCGAGCCCTTCAGCCAGAAGGCCAGCGAGCAGGCTCAAGCGCACCCGGAACGCCGCGACCTCTTCCTCTGCCACGCCTGGGACGACCGAGAAGGTAGCGCAAAAGAGCTGTATGGCCACCTGCAGTCGAATGGCGCCTCGGTGTGGTTTAGCGAAGAAGACCTCCCACTTGGTTCGCTCATGATCCGCGAGATCGATAAGGGGCTACGAAACTCCCGCGTCGGGATCGTGCTGGTCACGCCTGCGCTGCTCAAGAGCATCGAGTCCGAGGGCGTGGCCGAGAAGGAGCTCGCCGTACTGCTTTCCACTCGTCGCGTCATCCCTGTCCTGCATGGGGTGGGCTTCGGCGACCTCAACAACGTCAGCCCGCTGCTGGCTTCGCACGCTGGACTGAGCACCAAGGAGTCGACACTGAGCAACGTCGCGGCCAAGGTCGCCGCCGCTGCGGCCGCGCTCCCCGCTGTGTAG